From the Streptomyces nigrescens genome, one window contains:
- a CDS encoding NAD+ synthase, giving the protein MPQLRLALNQIDSCVGDLAQNAETIVHWTRHAADQGAHLVAFPEMALTGYPVEDLALRPSFVEASRDALRALAARLAGQGLGDLPVIVGYLDRGAQAKPRYGRPAGAPQNAAAVLYRGEVALSFAKHHLPNYGVFDEFRYFVPGDTMPVVRVHGVDVALAICEDLWQDGGRVPATRSAGAGLLLSVNASPYERDKDDTRLELVRKRAQEAGCTTAYLAMIGGQDELVFDGDSIVVDKDGGVIARAPQFAEGCVLVDLDLPAAAPEPPSGVLNDGLRLTHVTLSPDPLPPYPPETVGGTAERLTDLEEIYTALVVGLRAYVAKNGFRSVVLGLSGGIDSALVAALACDALGAAQVHAVAMPSRYSSEHSLTDAAELARRTGLSFRTVPIGPMFDAYMAALPLTGLAEENLQSRLRGTTLMAISNQEGHLVLAPGNKSELACGYSTLYGDSVGGYGPIKDVYKSVVYQLARWRNQAAAERGQTPPIPENTLTKPPSAELRPGQVDTDSLPDYAILDRILELYVDRDHGREEITAQGFDADLVTRVLRMVDHAEYKRRQYPPGPKISAKGFGKDRRLPITNHWREGD; this is encoded by the coding sequence GTGCCTCAACTTCGTCTCGCCCTCAATCAGATCGATTCCTGTGTCGGCGACCTCGCCCAGAACGCCGAGACGATCGTGCACTGGACCCGGCACGCCGCCGACCAGGGCGCACACCTCGTCGCGTTCCCCGAGATGGCGCTGACCGGATACCCCGTCGAGGACCTGGCGCTGCGCCCCTCGTTCGTCGAGGCGAGCCGCGACGCGCTGCGGGCCCTGGCCGCCCGGCTGGCCGGACAGGGCCTGGGCGATCTGCCGGTGATCGTCGGGTATCTCGACCGCGGTGCGCAGGCCAAACCGCGCTACGGCCGCCCCGCGGGCGCCCCGCAGAACGCCGCCGCCGTGCTGTACCGCGGCGAGGTCGCCCTGTCGTTCGCCAAGCACCACCTGCCCAACTACGGCGTCTTCGACGAGTTCCGCTACTTCGTCCCCGGCGACACCATGCCCGTCGTACGGGTGCACGGGGTCGATGTCGCGCTGGCCATCTGCGAGGACCTGTGGCAGGACGGCGGCCGGGTGCCGGCGACGCGCAGCGCGGGCGCCGGGCTGCTGCTGTCGGTCAACGCCTCGCCGTACGAGCGGGACAAGGACGACACCCGGCTGGAGCTGGTCCGCAAGCGGGCCCAGGAGGCCGGCTGCACCACCGCCTATCTGGCGATGATCGGCGGGCAGGACGAGCTGGTCTTCGACGGCGACTCGATCGTGGTCGACAAGGACGGCGGGGTGATCGCGCGGGCACCGCAGTTCGCGGAGGGCTGTGTGCTGGTCGACCTGGACCTGCCCGCCGCGGCGCCCGAACCGCCCTCGGGGGTCCTGAACGACGGACTGCGCCTCACCCATGTCACCCTCTCCCCCGACCCCCTGCCGCCGTACCCTCCCGAGACCGTCGGCGGTACGGCCGAACGCCTCACCGACCTGGAGGAGATCTACACGGCGCTGGTCGTGGGCCTGCGCGCCTATGTCGCCAAGAACGGCTTCCGCAGTGTGGTCCTCGGCCTCTCCGGCGGGATCGACTCCGCGCTGGTCGCCGCCCTGGCCTGTGACGCGCTGGGGGCGGCCCAGGTGCATGCGGTGGCGATGCCCTCCCGCTATTCGTCGGAGCACTCCCTCACCGACGCCGCCGAACTCGCCCGCCGTACGGGCCTGTCCTTCCGTACGGTGCCGATCGGCCCGATGTTCGACGCCTACATGGCCGCGCTGCCGCTGACCGGCCTGGCCGAGGAGAATCTCCAGTCGCGCCTGCGGGGCACCACCCTGATGGCCATCTCCAACCAGGAGGGCCATCTGGTCCTCGCCCCCGGCAACAAGTCCGAGCTGGCCTGCGGCTATTCGACCCTCTACGGCGACTCGGTGGGCGGCTACGGCCCCATCAAGGACGTCTACAAATCCGTCGTCTACCAGCTGGCCCGCTGGCGCAACCAGGCCGCCGCCGAGCGCGGCCAGACCCCGCCGATCCCGGAGAACACCCTCACCAAGCCGCCGAGCGCCGAACTCCGCCCCGGCCAGGTCGACACCGACTCGCTCCCCGACTACGCGATCCTGGACCGCATCCTGGAGCTCTATGTCGACCGCGACCACGGCCGGGAGGAGATCACCGCGCAGGGCTTCGACGCCGACCTGGTGACGCGGGTGCTGCGGATGGTCGACCACGCCGAGTACAAGCGCCGCCAGTACCCTCCGGGCCCCAAGATCTCCGCGAAGGGCTTCGGCAAGGACCGCCGGCTGCCGATCACCAACCACTGGCGGGAAGGGGACTGA